The sequence CTTCATTTCGCCGAATGGCAAGTGGATTGTCTTCCGCAGCGACCGCAAAAAAGAAGGCTTCCTGCAAATCTATGTGGTCTCGATCGATGGCGAGAAGGAAATTGCCTTGACCGATAACGTCGGCGTCAATTGGGCTCCCTATTGGCATCCAACCAAGCCCTATATCATTTGGGCTGGGGCCGATCACTCGAAGCCAGGGCGCCCGAACTACGACTTGTGGCTGATGAAGTACGAAGAGACCGACGACACCATCAAGCCGGGCCCAGTGTGGCGTATTACGGATAGCCCCGCCGCCGACGTATTGCCGGTCTTTTCGCCAGATGGCAAACAACTAATGTGGACCAGCACCCGTACCGATGACCACAGCAGCCAACTCTTCATCGCTGACTTTACTTTCCCTGAAGACGAATCCACGGCAGGACAATAATTCGCATCATGGCCGACACCTCACTACCCCAGACTAAAGCTTGCGGTTTTCTGATTGTAAAAGGCAATCCGATCGAGTCATTCTTGTTGATGAAACACCCCAAACGCTGGGACTTACCTAAGGGGCATGTCGACGACGGCGAATCGGAAATGGAGTGTGCCCTGCGCGAACTGGAAGAAGAAACCGGTATTCAGGCCGACGACATCACAGTCGATCCTGGCTTTCGCTTTCAGCTGCAATACGTAGTGAACTACAAGCGAAAATTCGGCGGTAGCGATGCCCTAAAGACGGTGGTTTACTTTCTCGCTCGCCTGGAACGAGACGTCAAGTTGAACCTGACCGAGCATGGCGACTTTCAGTGGTTTCCCTGGAAACCCCCGCACAACATTCAGGAACAAACCATCAACCCGCTGTTAGCCGCCGTAGCTCAGTACTTGAGTGAAAGCTCGCAACAATAACAGGGCAGGGCAGAGCTTCACCTGCGAAGGACTACTTCGTTTCGACCACCTCGACCTCCAGATGCCCAATCACTTGGGTCACTGGTAGAAATGCCGCAAACGCGCTCGATCCTGTGAGACTGGTTTGTGTGACCTTAATGTAGTCGACACCAATTCCCCCTTCACCACGCGTGGCGTCTAGGGGAATCCAACGATCGTGGATCCAAGCCTCGGTCCACATGTGGTAGGCGAAACCTTGCTTGCCACCATAATCAACATACACCATTCCCATCGCGGCCCGAGCCGGTATTTTGTTCGCTCGCAGCAAGGCGATCAACAAAACGGAATGCTCAGTACAGTCGCCCACTTTCTGCTCGGCCACGGCAGCAGCAGAAAGAAAGCCTTGCGAAAAGTTTTTCTGCTGAATCGTTTGATGGACGAATTTCTCTAGGGCGACGGCTTTCTGCCAAACATCCTCTTCCGGCAGCGAGGCCAACTTGGCGAGCGATTGTACTGCCGGAGAATTAACCTCAATCAAGGGACTCGCGGCCAGGTCTTCCGCAGTTGGTATCGGAGCGTTTGCCAAGGCTGCGGGAAGTTTCGTATCTGGGCGAACCCGCCAGACTTCGAGATTAGCCGTGTGCTCATCGATCGGAGTTACGACCTGGTTGGTCTGCGAAGCAAAAACCTCAGCCGGATCGCTACCTTTCAGATTCAAGCGGTAAGTTAATTCAGGCATCAGGGGCACATTCACCCGTGGCATGCCTCGGACTGGCACCATCATGTCGGTGACCAAATCGAACGTTACCGGCTTACCCTTACTCAAGGCAAATTCTTTCGAACAGCGATAGGTTTCAATCTGCTGAATGGGGGAAGTCGACTTCACGATCTCGCCAGAGTCATCCATCCAGATGGTGGTGCTAAGCAGCGATTGGCCAGGAATTTGGGTGATGAGTCTTGCTTTCAGTAGCCGCACGTTCGATCCATCAAGCATTCGTACCAGTTCTTCATCCAGTACTTCCACACGCGTCATGCCTGGTTGATTAAGCGAGGGGAGCAAAATGGTCTTTTCCCTTTGCTCGCCTGACTTGAGAGGAGGATTGTGGGTTAGCAGGTAATTTGCCAGTAAGCCTCCGTATTCCGCGGACCAATTAACTCTGTCCGTCGAAACCTTCCCTCCCGCGGTCATTTCGCTCGTGATCATTAGCGACTTGCCGTCCGGGCTCACCTTACCAACAAACCGCCTCACTGCGGTTCCTTCCTCAATCTTTGTGCTGAACTCTCTTAGCTGACCATCAAGTGTTTCGAGTGTGATATTCTCGCTGCGGATATCCAACGCCTGACCATCACGCCGCAGCACCATTCTTTGGACCATCGTTCCGCGAACATACGAACCGTCTTCCCCCTTAAGACGCTCGAAATTCGTCATCATGAAGCCAATCTTCTCTCCTTGATAGAAAAGAGCCCCCCATTCGGCGTGGGGTGAATTGATTTGCTCGACGTCATCTTTGAATTTCAGGGCCGGACTAGGCACCACCGGGGCTGACGTAGCATTCTGTTTTGAATTCGTGGAATTTCCTCGCGGAGCACTATCGCAACCGGCAAGACCAGCCCCAGCGACCCCAAGTAGTAAAATCCATGCGAAATGGCGGCGAAGAGAGAGCATGGCCATCCGGGGGAGAAAACCAAGAAACAAGAATGGGAACTTTCTCTCAAAGTATACCAAACCGGACGAACGTTTCTTCCTTGATTCATCGCAGGGCAATTGGTGATTCGTTAACGCAACATGCGTGGTGAAATCTAACGGTTATATCGGTCAACCCGCCATTCTGTTGCGTTCCATAGCACTCGATTTGTGCCCGCAAGCGTCAAAGAACTTGGATCTCTTGTTTTGAAAAATTGTTCCGTAAGACAAGGTGCTAACACGTTTTAGAGAGCTATGTTTTTAATAGATTCGCGTGAGTTGGCTCTCTTGTTTCGGCCTTCCGGTCAAAAAGCTAGTTAGCTACCGAGGTTTCCGCCACAGATTGCGGCAAACACAACCGCACAGCGAATTATTCAACCTAGGATTCAAAAAGAAAAAAATGAACGACTTGAGCAGGGACACTGAGTGTTCCCGTTCAAGGCCAAGAAAACAGCAGCAGAGGTCACTTATGGGCTTCCTTAAACGATTTTTCAAAAGCGTCTTCCACGAGAACGAACTGGCCCGTATTGGGAACAGTTTCGAACATCTCTCGGAAGAACAACTGGAAGCACACCTGGACGTTGGCAGCTACAACGGATTTGAACTGACCGAAGCCGTCCGTCCTTCCTTCGACCTGAAGGTCGTCCCCACGCAAGGCTTCCGCCGTGAAGTCTATCGTGACGAACAAACTGGAAGTAGCGTTCCTGTCTTGATGGCAAGCGCGACTCGATCCAACCTGTTCGAAACGTTTATCGAATTGCTAGATCCCCTGGGCAACGAGGTGGATGTGGTGCTCGAGTCGAGTCACTATCAGCAGTCTCCTTCCCATTGCGACATGTATCGCGAACATATCGATCTGCCGGTCCTCAAAAGCATTCTTTACGATTATGAAGATATGTTGCTGAACGACGGCTGCACTGGTATCGCCGTGCTGAACCCCCATCTACCGATGGAAGTTCAGTTCGACGAACATAAATTGCTGATCGTTTACGGTACCGATTTGAAGCCGTTTGAAAACGTGATGATCGACCGCGACATTTACCCAACGCCTGAGATGCGTTTCATCACCGAGGCGGAGCATGTCCACTCGTCGCATCAACGCTATCAACAGCAACTGGATGAGCTTCGGATGCGTCTAGGAATGGACGAACATTACGGCTAGCCCTTAGGAATGCGAAAAAACCACCAGAAAACAGTTCAGGCCGAGTCCTCTGGGTTTGCGGCCTGATTGTTTGCTAGCAGCGGTCAGATTGCCCTTGCTTGGAATACCCAGATCCGTCAAACTCCGCCACCCAATTTTCTGGTAAGCGGGAGTTGAAGATCTTGGCGAGGTGGTTACCTCAATTCGGTTTGGTTCTAGTCGTTTGCTGCCTTGGTTGCAGCAGCGTTGTGCCGTTGTTGCATCATACTGGCAGTGCGCCTCGCCAGATGGTCGATAATCCACACTTCGTCC comes from Bremerella cremea and encodes:
- a CDS encoding bis(5'-nucleosyl)-tetraphosphatase produces the protein MADTSLPQTKACGFLIVKGNPIESFLLMKHPKRWDLPKGHVDDGESEMECALRELEEETGIQADDITVDPGFRFQLQYVVNYKRKFGGSDALKTVVYFLARLERDVKLNLTEHGDFQWFPWKPPHNIQEQTINPLLAAVAQYLSESSQQ
- a CDS encoding transglutaminase-like domain-containing protein, whose product is MLSLRRHFAWILLLGVAGAGLAGCDSAPRGNSTNSKQNATSAPVVPSPALKFKDDVEQINSPHAEWGALFYQGEKIGFMMTNFERLKGEDGSYVRGTMVQRMVLRRDGQALDIRSENITLETLDGQLREFSTKIEEGTAVRRFVGKVSPDGKSLMITSEMTAGGKVSTDRVNWSAEYGGLLANYLLTHNPPLKSGEQREKTILLPSLNQPGMTRVEVLDEELVRMLDGSNVRLLKARLITQIPGQSLLSTTIWMDDSGEIVKSTSPIQQIETYRCSKEFALSKGKPVTFDLVTDMMVPVRGMPRVNVPLMPELTYRLNLKGSDPAEVFASQTNQVVTPIDEHTANLEVWRVRPDTKLPAALANAPIPTAEDLAASPLIEVNSPAVQSLAKLASLPEEDVWQKAVALEKFVHQTIQQKNFSQGFLSAAAVAEQKVGDCTEHSVLLIALLRANKIPARAAMGMVYVDYGGKQGFAYHMWTEAWIHDRWIPLDATRGEGGIGVDYIKVTQTSLTGSSAFAAFLPVTQVIGHLEVEVVETK